The proteins below come from a single Comamonas antarctica genomic window:
- the phhA gene encoding phenylalanine 4-monooxygenase, which translates to MGQAPVVYGQSERPPRGDYSRAAGDYTCAQDYAAYTETDHDTYRRLHARQSALLPGRACAEFIAALPSLGAHDRIPRFEDINARLMPATGWQIVAVPGLIPELAFFELLAARRFPVTDWIRTPAEFDYIVEPDIFHDLFGHVPLLFNPVLADYVQRYGQGGIKAHGLGACELLARLYWYTIEFGLIREAGGLRAYGAGILSSGGELVHSVESPLPQRVPLTVERAMRSRYKIDSYQQTYFVIDSLQQLFDMTAGDFAPLYAQLRELPEFAADGGLASATPAAPAPRNRA; encoded by the coding sequence ATGGGACAGGCTCCAGTCGTCTACGGACAATCCGAGCGCCCGCCGCGCGGCGACTACAGCCGTGCGGCCGGCGACTACACCTGCGCGCAGGACTACGCGGCCTATACCGAAACCGACCACGACACCTACCGCCGGCTGCATGCGCGCCAGTCGGCGCTGCTGCCGGGCCGGGCCTGCGCGGAATTCATCGCCGCCCTGCCTTCGCTGGGCGCGCACGACCGCATTCCACGCTTCGAGGACATCAACGCCCGGCTGATGCCCGCCACGGGCTGGCAGATCGTGGCCGTGCCGGGCCTGATTCCCGAGCTGGCCTTCTTCGAGCTGCTGGCTGCGCGCCGTTTTCCGGTCACCGACTGGATCCGCACGCCGGCCGAGTTCGACTACATCGTCGAGCCCGACATCTTCCACGACCTGTTCGGCCACGTGCCGCTGCTGTTCAACCCGGTGCTGGCCGACTATGTGCAGCGCTATGGCCAGGGCGGCATCAAGGCGCACGGCCTGGGCGCCTGCGAACTGCTGGCGCGGCTGTACTGGTACACCATCGAGTTCGGCCTGATCCGCGAGGCCGGCGGGCTGCGCGCCTATGGCGCGGGCATCCTCAGCTCGGGCGGCGAACTGGTTCATTCGGTCGAAAGCCCGCTGCCGCAGCGCGTGCCGCTCACGGTGGAGCGCGCCATGCGTTCGCGCTACAAGATCGACAGCTACCAGCAGACCTATTTCGTCATCGACAGCCTGCAGCAGCTGTTCGACATGACCGCGGGCGACTTTGCGCCGCTTTACGCGCAACTGCGCGAGCTGCCCGAGTTCGCCGCCGATGGAGGGCTGGCATCGGCTACGCCTGCTGCGCCCGCGCCACGCAATCGAGCATGA
- a CDS encoding AMP-binding protein, whose protein sequence is MDPIWLQNYPAGVAPTVDPGAYQSVAQLIEESLQKNADQPFSVCMDRWMHYRDLDQLSARLGAWLQGLGLESGARVAIMLPNVPQFAVAMAAVLRAGYTCVNVNPLYTGRELEHQLKDSGASAIVILENFAHTLGSVLERTPIQQICITSLGDLLGPIYGRWIRFAARHLAKMVPAYTLPLTGGRQVTTFPEALAQGAQRTLRPSPATLDSIAFLQYTGGTTGLSKGAILTHRNIIAATLQAEAWFSPALSRLSDPRQLHSIAALPLYHIFALTLCLLAIRQGSSLSLIPNPRDIAKFVGVLKKRPFHLLPGVNTLFNALLQNPQFRALDFSHLCLTQAGGMAASEGTAREWKKVTGSTMIEGWGMSETCAIGTNNPVTNPQYSGNIGLPLPGISVAIKDENGQDLPLDVPGELCIQGPNVMTGYYNQPQETARAFTDDGYLRTGDIAQMDAQGCVRIIDRKKDMILVSGFNVYPNELENVVSLCTHVVECAAVGVPDEKQGEAIKLFVVRSSEALDEEMLMRYCSENLTGYKRPKYIEFRDALPKTNVGKILRRELRSPQ, encoded by the coding sequence ATGGATCCCATCTGGCTGCAGAACTACCCCGCCGGCGTTGCCCCTACCGTCGATCCCGGCGCCTACCAGTCCGTGGCGCAACTGATCGAGGAATCGCTGCAGAAGAATGCCGACCAGCCGTTCTCGGTCTGCATGGACCGCTGGATGCACTACCGCGATCTCGACCAGCTGTCCGCGCGGCTCGGCGCCTGGCTGCAAGGGCTGGGACTGGAGAGCGGCGCGCGCGTGGCCATCATGCTGCCCAACGTGCCGCAGTTCGCCGTGGCCATGGCCGCGGTGCTGCGCGCGGGCTATACCTGCGTCAACGTCAACCCGCTCTACACCGGGCGCGAGCTCGAGCACCAGCTCAAGGATTCGGGCGCGAGCGCCATCGTCATCCTGGAGAACTTCGCGCACACGCTGGGCAGCGTGCTCGAGCGCACGCCCATCCAGCAGATCTGCATCACCTCGCTGGGCGACCTGCTGGGCCCGATCTATGGCCGCTGGATCCGCTTTGCCGCGCGCCATCTCGCCAAGATGGTCCCGGCCTATACCCTGCCGCTGACCGGCGGCCGCCAGGTCACGACCTTCCCCGAGGCGCTGGCGCAGGGCGCGCAGCGCACGCTGCGCCCCAGCCCGGCCACGCTGGACTCGATCGCCTTCCTGCAGTACACCGGCGGCACCACCGGCCTGTCCAAGGGCGCGATCCTGACGCACCGCAACATCATTGCCGCGACGCTGCAGGCCGAGGCCTGGTTCTCGCCCGCGCTGAGCCGCCTGTCCGACCCGCGTCAGCTGCACAGCATCGCGGCACTGCCGCTCTACCATATCTTCGCGCTCACGCTGTGCCTGCTGGCCATCCGCCAGGGCTCGAGCCTGAGCCTGATTCCCAATCCGCGCGACATCGCCAAGTTCGTCGGCGTGCTCAAGAAACGCCCGTTCCACCTGCTGCCGGGCGTGAACACGCTGTTCAATGCACTGCTGCAGAACCCGCAGTTCCGCGCGCTCGACTTCTCCCACCTGTGCCTGACCCAGGCCGGCGGCATGGCGGCCTCGGAAGGCACGGCGCGCGAGTGGAAGAAGGTCACGGGCAGCACCATGATCGAAGGCTGGGGCATGAGCGAGACCTGTGCCATCGGCACCAACAACCCGGTGACCAATCCGCAGTACAGCGGCAACATCGGCCTGCCGCTGCCCGGCATCTCGGTGGCCATCAAGGACGAGAACGGCCAGGACCTGCCGCTGGACGTGCCCGGCGAACTCTGCATCCAGGGCCCGAACGTCATGACGGGCTACTACAACCAGCCGCAGGAGACCGCGCGCGCGTTCACCGACGACGGCTATCTGCGCACCGGCGACATCGCCCAGATGGACGCCCAGGGCTGCGTGCGCATCATCGACCGCAAGAAGGACATGATCCTGGTCAGCGGCTTCAACGTCTACCCGAACGAACTCGAGAACGTGGTCTCGCTGTGCACGCATGTGGTGGAATGCGCGGCCGTGGGCGTGCCCGACGAGAAGCAGGGCGAAGCCATCAAGCTGTTCGTCGTGCGCAGCAGCGAGGCGCTCGACGAGGAAATGCTGATGCGCTACTGCAGCGAGAACCTGACCGGCTACAAGCGGCCCAAATACATCGAGTTCCGCGACGCGCTGCCCAAGACCAACGTCGGCAAGATCCTGCGCCGCGAGCTGCGCTCGCCGCAGTGA
- a CDS encoding GNAT family N-acetyltransferase yields MNVSIDWLKSSWRAGKHMLRPVTSPSIRFIASCRPAMVPIRTLGARHRHSVGRHLLKLDAADRYLRFGYAASDEQVLRYVQQLDFDRDQVFGIYNRRLELIAMAHLAYAPHPEHRRCAEFGVSVLKQARGKGLGKRLFDHSIVHARTRGVSMMFIHALSENTAMLKIARKAGAVVTRDGSESEAYLQLPPAGFDTHMEQMVNQHVAEFDYQLKKQAKQFWRFLAGVQEVRQGVREGRHKAGA; encoded by the coding sequence ATGAACGTTTCTATTGACTGGTTGAAATCGTCCTGGCGCGCGGGCAAGCACATGTTGCGTCCGGTGACCAGTCCGTCAATCCGCTTCATCGCCTCGTGCCGTCCTGCCATGGTTCCTATCCGTACCCTGGGTGCACGCCACCGCCACAGCGTCGGCCGCCATCTGCTCAAGCTCGATGCCGCCGACCGATACCTGCGTTTCGGTTACGCCGCCAGCGACGAGCAGGTGCTGCGCTATGTGCAGCAGCTGGACTTCGATCGCGACCAGGTCTTCGGCATCTACAACCGGCGCCTGGAGCTGATTGCCATGGCGCACCTGGCCTATGCGCCCCATCCCGAGCACCGGCGCTGCGCCGAGTTTGGCGTGTCCGTGCTCAAGCAGGCGCGCGGCAAGGGCCTGGGCAAGCGGCTGTTCGACCATTCCATCGTGCATGCGCGCACGCGCGGCGTGAGCATGATGTTCATCCATGCGCTGTCCGAGAACACCGCCATGCTGAAGATCGCGCGCAAGGCCGGAGCCGTGGTCACGCGCGACGGTTCGGAATCCGAGGCCTATCTGCAGCTGCCCCCCGCGGGCTTCGACACGCATATGGAGCAGATGGTCAATCAGCATGTCGCGGAATTCGACTACCAGCTGAAGAAGCAGGCCAAGCAGTTCTGGCGCTTCCTGGCCGGCGTGCAGGAAGTGCGCCAGGGCGTGCGCGAAGGCCGCCACAAGGCCGGCGCCTGA
- a CDS encoding Lrp/AsnC family transcriptional regulator: protein MSATQTIDKLDRAILRRLQENGRETYDVIGEHVGLSPSAVLRRVKRLEETGVIDRYVALVRPETVGLGLTAYLNVRLEKYTETSKRNPMDVFRASVQTWPEVVECSSLTGEMDYLLCVVVSDMAHYSRFIMDTLLKHPSVQDCKTSFVLDRVKATTAVPV, encoded by the coding sequence ATGAGCGCAACGCAAACCATCGACAAGCTGGACCGGGCCATTCTCCGGCGGCTGCAGGAAAACGGCCGGGAAACCTACGACGTGATCGGCGAGCATGTCGGCCTGTCGCCCAGTGCCGTGCTGCGCCGCGTCAAGCGGCTCGAGGAAACCGGTGTCATCGACCGCTACGTGGCGCTGGTGCGGCCCGAAACCGTGGGCCTGGGCCTGACCGCCTACCTCAACGTGCGCCTGGAAAAATACACCGAGACCAGCAAGCGCAACCCGATGGATGTGTTCCGCGCCAGCGTGCAGACCTGGCCCGAGGTGGTGGAATGCTCGTCGCTGACCGGCGAGATGGACTACCTGCTGTGCGTCGTGGTCAGCGACATGGCGCATTACAGCCGCTTCATCATGGACACGCTGCTCAAGCACCCCAGCGTGCAGGACTGCAAGACCAGCTTCGTGCTGGACCGCGTGAAGGCAACCACTGCAGTTCCGGTTTGA
- the hppD gene encoding 4-hydroxyphenylpyruvate dioxygenase, translated as MNAPLPLNTASPSSTAAWDNPMGTDGFEFIEYAAPDPMAMGKVFESMGFKAVAKHRRKNVTLYRQGEINFIINAEPDSFAQRFARLHGPSVCAIAFRVEDAKAAYERALDLGAWGHEGTHTPGELNIPAIKGVGDSRIYFVDRWHGKNGAKPGDIGNIGFFDVDFVPLPGVTTEDMLAPRGHGLTYIDHLTHNVHRGRMAEWADFYERLFNFREIKYFDIEGQVTGVKSKAMTSPCGKIRIPINEEGKEKAGQIQEYLDSYHGEGIQHIAMGSDDLYQTVDALRASGVRLLDTIDTYYELVDKRIPGHGEPLEQLHQRKILIDGKKDAILLQIFSENQLGPIFFEFIQRKGDDGFGNGNFKALFESIELDQMRRGVL; from the coding sequence ATGAACGCGCCACTGCCACTCAACACCGCCAGCCCCTCTTCCACCGCCGCCTGGGACAACCCCATGGGCACCGATGGCTTCGAATTCATCGAGTACGCGGCGCCCGATCCGATGGCCATGGGCAAGGTATTCGAAAGCATGGGTTTCAAGGCCGTGGCCAAGCACCGCCGCAAGAACGTGACCCTGTACCGCCAGGGCGAGATCAACTTCATCATCAACGCCGAACCCGACAGCTTCGCGCAGCGCTTCGCGCGGCTGCATGGCCCGAGCGTCTGCGCCATCGCGTTCCGCGTCGAGGACGCCAAGGCGGCCTACGAGCGCGCGCTCGACCTGGGCGCCTGGGGCCATGAGGGCACGCATACGCCGGGCGAGCTGAACATTCCGGCCATCAAGGGCGTGGGCGACAGCCGCATCTACTTCGTCGACCGCTGGCACGGCAAGAACGGCGCCAAGCCCGGCGACATCGGCAACATCGGTTTCTTCGATGTCGACTTCGTGCCGCTGCCCGGCGTCACCACCGAGGACATGCTCGCGCCGCGCGGCCACGGCCTGACCTATATCGACCACCTGACACACAACGTGCACCGCGGCCGCATGGCCGAGTGGGCCGATTTCTACGAGCGCCTGTTCAACTTCCGCGAGATCAAGTACTTCGACATCGAAGGCCAGGTCACGGGCGTCAAGAGCAAGGCGATGACCAGCCCCTGCGGCAAGATCCGCATCCCGATCAACGAGGAAGGCAAGGAAAAGGCCGGCCAGATCCAGGAATACCTCGACTCCTACCATGGCGAGGGCATCCAGCACATCGCGATGGGTTCGGACGACCTGTACCAGACCGTCGACGCGCTGCGCGCCAGCGGCGTGCGCCTGCTCGACACCATCGACACCTACTACGAGCTGGTGGACAAGCGCATCCCGGGCCATGGCGAGCCGCTCGAACAACTGCACCAGCGCAAGATCCTGATCGACGGCAAGAAGGATGCGATCCTGCTGCAGATCTTCAGCGAGAACCAGCTCGGCCCGATCTTCTTCGAATTCATCCAGCGCAAGGGCGACGACGGTTTCGGCAACGGCAACTTCAAGGCGCTGTTCGAGAGCATCGAGCTCGACCAGATGCGCCGCGGCGTGCTCTGA
- a CDS encoding esterase/lipase family protein, producing MNARWQQASILGGLVLALAWLRWQWPQSPALALAGVAALLLVPAWSITLQFLCLRAAPRDTAVPAVGTRALLRAWWAEVLLAYRIFGWRQPFRTHAIGDEVPHGQARTGVLLVHGYLCNRAFWQPWQRLLAARGIPCIAVTLEPVWGSIDDCVPVLDAAQRRMEQATGRPPVVIGHSMGGLVIRAWLRSRGALVCDGRGEAQAAQRLRALAAHVVTIGTPHQGTAMADVSRTANGRQMRRRSDWLLELARHEPQALAASMTCWYSNCDNLVFPASAATYPGADNRLVRNQAHVQMAFDPRLMLDCVARAQQA from the coding sequence ATGAACGCACGCTGGCAACAGGCTTCGATTCTCGGCGGCCTGGTTCTCGCATTGGCCTGGCTGCGCTGGCAATGGCCGCAGTCGCCGGCGCTGGCGCTGGCCGGCGTGGCCGCGCTGCTGCTGGTGCCGGCGTGGAGCATCACCCTGCAGTTCCTGTGCCTGCGCGCCGCGCCGCGCGATACCGCCGTGCCCGCGGTCGGCACGCGTGCGCTGCTGCGCGCCTGGTGGGCCGAGGTGCTGCTGGCCTACCGCATCTTCGGCTGGCGCCAGCCGTTTCGCACGCATGCCATCGGCGACGAGGTGCCGCACGGCCAGGCGCGCACTGGCGTGCTGCTGGTGCATGGCTACCTGTGCAACCGGGCGTTCTGGCAGCCCTGGCAGCGGCTGCTCGCGGCGCGCGGCATTCCCTGCATCGCGGTCACGCTGGAGCCGGTCTGGGGTTCGATCGACGACTGCGTGCCGGTGCTCGACGCGGCCCAGCGGCGCATGGAGCAAGCCACGGGCCGGCCACCGGTGGTCATCGGCCACAGCATGGGCGGGCTGGTGATACGCGCCTGGCTGCGCAGCCGCGGCGCGCTGGTCTGCGACGGCCGCGGCGAGGCGCAAGCAGCGCAGCGCCTGCGCGCGCTGGCCGCGCATGTGGTCACCATCGGCACGCCGCACCAGGGCACGGCCATGGCCGACGTCAGCCGCACCGCCAACGGCCGGCAGATGCGCCGGCGCAGCGACTGGCTGCTGGAGCTGGCGCGCCACGAGCCGCAGGCGCTCGCGGCCAGCATGACCTGCTGGTACTCGAATTGCGACAACCTGGTGTTTCCCGCCAGCGCCGCCACCTATCCCGGCGCCGACAACCGCCTGGTGCGCAATCAAGCGCACGTGCAGATGGCGTTCGACCCGCGGCTCATGCTCGATTGCGTGGCGCGGGCGCAGCAGGCGTAG